Proteins encoded together in one Micromonospora auratinigra window:
- a CDS encoding MBL fold metallo-hydrolase → MWLFPGDPDPLAIRPTVAVIADERGSVIVDAGQSPAHAREIRAGLAAAGLPAPRWLVYTHHHWDHVWGACAWPEVEIVGHEAGVAPLRAEARRPWSHRHLRETVRAEPRLGPSYRARALAVDSWDGFAVLPPTRTFTDELTLPTGVRLRHVGGRHASDSTVVLVPDSQVLLLGDCWYPPPAHLRGPAEGPDLAMAAGLLTDDVRWYVSAHDAPLSLAEARAALTG, encoded by the coding sequence GTGTGGTTGTTCCCCGGCGACCCGGACCCGCTGGCGATCCGGCCGACCGTCGCGGTGATCGCCGACGAGCGCGGAAGTGTGATCGTCGACGCGGGGCAGAGCCCGGCGCACGCCCGCGAGATCCGGGCCGGGCTGGCCGCCGCCGGGCTGCCCGCACCGCGTTGGCTGGTCTACACCCACCACCACTGGGACCACGTCTGGGGCGCCTGCGCCTGGCCGGAGGTCGAGATCGTCGGGCACGAGGCCGGCGTGGCCCCGCTGCGCGCGGAGGCGCGGCGCCCGTGGAGCCACCGCCACCTGCGCGAGACGGTACGCGCCGAGCCCCGCCTCGGCCCCAGCTACCGGGCCCGGGCGCTGGCGGTCGACTCCTGGGACGGTTTCGCGGTGCTCCCACCCACCCGCACCTTCACCGACGAGCTGACCCTGCCCACCGGCGTCCGGCTGCGGCACGTCGGCGGCCGGCACGCGTCGGACTCGACCGTGGTGCTGGTGCCCGACTCGCAGGTGCTGCTGCTCGGCGACTGCTGGTACCCGCCGCCCGCGCACCTGCGCGGGCCCGCCGAAGGCCCCGACCTGGCGATGGCCGCCGGTCTGCTCACCGACGACGTGCGGTGGTACGTCTCGGCCCACGACGCGCCGTTGTCGCTGGCCGAGGCGCGCGCCGCGTTGACCGGCTGA
- a CDS encoding MFS transporter, with amino-acid sequence MSSTIDETTAGRPVVPRPVLAARNGVTVVFALNGLAVATWFSRVPAVREALGLSAGRLGLLLLCMSIGALVAMPSAGLVLQRLGPARTVAASTVAVALGLTVAGLAAGLAGSVVGVAVGLFALGYGSGACDVAMNVEGAAVEKRLGRTIMPRFHAAWSLGSVAGAALGAGAARWDVPLGWHLPVVAAVVLAGTLLGARAFLPVVPTPEGSDPVARRRALLATWREPRTLLIGLFVLVMAFTEGSANDWIAVAFIDGYGVSEAVGAAVFGVFVVGMTLGRTAGTVAIDRWGRVRVLLGTIGLAVTGAALAVLAGSGPVAVVGVVLWGIGASLGFPVGMSAAADDEERAAARVSVVAVIGYTAFLGGPPLLGFLGDHLGVLPALGLVPLLLLPTLALVPVLRPPAR; translated from the coding sequence GTGAGCAGCACCATCGACGAGACCACCGCCGGCCGACCGGTGGTGCCGAGGCCGGTCCTGGCCGCCCGCAACGGCGTGACCGTGGTCTTCGCCCTCAACGGCCTCGCGGTGGCCACCTGGTTCTCCCGGGTGCCGGCCGTCCGGGAGGCCCTCGGGCTCAGCGCCGGGCGGCTCGGCCTGCTGCTGCTCTGCATGTCCATCGGCGCGCTGGTGGCGATGCCCTCGGCCGGCCTGGTCCTGCAGCGGCTCGGCCCGGCCCGGACGGTGGCGGCGTCGACCGTGGCGGTCGCGCTCGGCCTGACGGTCGCCGGCCTCGCCGCCGGGCTGGCCGGCTCGGTGGTCGGCGTCGCGGTCGGGCTGTTCGCCCTCGGCTACGGCTCCGGCGCCTGCGACGTGGCGATGAACGTCGAGGGCGCCGCCGTGGAGAAGCGGCTCGGGCGCACCATCATGCCCCGGTTCCACGCCGCCTGGAGCCTCGGCTCGGTGGCCGGCGCCGCGCTGGGCGCGGGGGCCGCCCGGTGGGACGTGCCGCTCGGCTGGCACCTGCCCGTCGTCGCCGCGGTGGTGCTGGCCGGCACGCTGCTCGGCGCGCGGGCGTTCCTGCCGGTCGTGCCCACCCCCGAGGGGAGCGACCCGGTGGCCCGGCGGCGCGCGCTGCTGGCCACCTGGCGCGAGCCGCGCACCCTGCTGATCGGCCTGTTCGTGCTGGTCATGGCCTTCACCGAGGGCAGCGCCAACGACTGGATCGCGGTGGCCTTCATCGACGGGTACGGCGTCAGCGAGGCGGTCGGCGCGGCCGTGTTCGGCGTCTTCGTGGTCGGCATGACCCTCGGCCGTACCGCCGGCACGGTCGCCATCGACCGCTGGGGCCGGGTACGCGTCCTGCTCGGCACCATCGGCCTCGCGGTCACCGGCGCGGCCCTGGCCGTGCTGGCCGGCTCGGGACCGGTCGCCGTGGTCGGCGTGGTGCTCTGGGGCATCGGCGCGTCGCTCGGCTTCCCGGTCGGGATGAGCGCCGCCGCCGACGACGAGGAGCGGGCCGCGGCCCGGGTCAGCGTGGTCGCGGTGATCGGCTACACCGCCTTCCTGGGCGGGCCGCCGCTGCTCGGTTTCCTCGGCGACCACCTGGGCGTGCTGCCCGCCCTCGGGCTCGTCCCGCTGCTCCTGCTGCCCACCCTCGCCCTCGTCCCGGTGCTCCGCCCGCCGGCCCGCTGA
- a CDS encoding LacI family DNA-binding transcriptional regulator, producing the protein MASPTARSATLDDVARAAGVSRATASRVLGGYGFASPDARDRVTAAAGRLGYVPNGAARALVRGGGVRLVVAVVGRDDTVLDDPYVQRVVGAAARVGDPQGVGVALQWLPLTGPPALGRLGDDRGVCGVILVNTTQPVLDAVPARLHGRVASIGTGSPAVPSFDVDNAAGAGAVLRHLYAGGRRRIAMVTGPRWLSCAERSVSAYRELMAAAGLPERLVDGDFTAERGGRAALEVLDRWPDTDAVYAASDATAFGAIAALRRRGVEVPHDVAVGGFDDLPYAAMSSPALTTATHPVARIATAAATAVLEERSGPPVTAFPSTLVARDSA; encoded by the coding sequence ATGGCCTCGCCGACCGCACGATCCGCCACCCTCGACGACGTGGCCCGGGCCGCCGGGGTGTCCCGCGCCACCGCCTCCCGGGTGCTCGGCGGCTACGGGTTCGCCTCGCCGGACGCCCGGGACCGGGTCACCGCCGCCGCCGGCCGGCTCGGTTACGTGCCGAACGGCGCCGCCCGGGCGCTGGTACGCGGCGGCGGGGTACGCCTCGTCGTCGCCGTGGTGGGTCGCGACGACACGGTCCTCGACGACCCGTACGTGCAGCGGGTGGTCGGCGCGGCGGCCCGGGTCGGCGACCCGCAGGGGGTGGGGGTGGCGTTGCAGTGGCTGCCGCTGACCGGCCCGCCCGCGCTGGGCCGGCTCGGTGACGACCGGGGCGTCTGCGGGGTGATCCTGGTCAACACCACCCAGCCGGTGCTCGACGCGGTGCCGGCGCGGTTGCACGGTCGGGTCGCCTCGATCGGCACCGGCTCGCCGGCCGTGCCCTCCTTCGACGTGGACAACGCCGCCGGCGCCGGAGCGGTGCTGCGCCACCTGTACGCCGGGGGACGCCGCCGGATCGCCATGGTGACCGGCCCGCGCTGGCTGAGCTGCGCGGAACGGTCGGTGAGCGCGTACCGGGAGCTGATGGCGGCGGCCGGGCTGCCCGAGCGGCTGGTGGACGGCGACTTCACCGCCGAGCGGGGCGGCCGGGCCGCGCTGGAGGTCCTCGACCGCTGGCCGGACACCGACGCCGTCTACGCCGCGAGTGACGCCACCGCGTTCGGCGCGATCGCGGCGTTGCGCCGGCGCGGCGTCGAGGTGCCACACGACGTGGCGGTCGGCGGCTTCGACGACCTCCCGTACGCGGCGATGAGCAGTCCGGCGCTGACCACCGCCACCCACCCGGTGGCCCGGATCGCCACCGCCGCGGCCACCGCGGTGCTGGAGGAGCGGAGCGGTCCGCCGGTCACCGCGTTCCCCTCGACGCTGGTCGCCCGGGACAGCGCCTGA
- a CDS encoding FUSC family protein → MTWWGRARRADGRARPRVAVREAAGRLRRGWLPVVEATLAATVAWVLATRLVGHPQPFFAPAAALIVLGQARGQRMRRAVEVVLGVAAGVLVADLVVQALGPRTTWTVFTVILLTVALAVAVGASSVTVVQAAVSALYLVVVSPPTESLVPFRFVDALIGGGVAVVASQLVDARRPLAPLVTEFRHTFEELAGVLDDVADALERGDDEAALAALERARRADAGVERLRGAVQAAGEALRLNLGRRRHLGRLRSVAGSIGQIDYAVRNVRVLARAAVTLTRGAAPVPTDLGAVVRTLAEAVRSAGDALAADLNGQDEVADAHAERVDVAALEAVRAAGRLFTAGPTLPLAMIIGQVRATAIDLLRGVGVDDDATVLSRVDAAVGRPGP, encoded by the coding sequence ATGACCTGGTGGGGCAGGGCCCGGCGGGCCGACGGCCGGGCGCGGCCCCGGGTGGCCGTCCGGGAGGCCGCCGGGCGGTTGCGGCGCGGCTGGCTGCCGGTCGTGGAGGCCACCCTCGCGGCCACCGTCGCCTGGGTGCTGGCCACCCGGCTGGTCGGTCACCCGCAGCCGTTCTTCGCCCCCGCCGCCGCGTTGATCGTGCTCGGCCAGGCCCGGGGCCAGCGGATGCGCCGGGCCGTCGAGGTGGTGCTGGGGGTGGCCGCCGGGGTGCTGGTGGCCGACCTGGTGGTGCAGGCGCTCGGCCCGCGTACCACCTGGACGGTGTTCACCGTCATCCTGCTCACCGTCGCCCTCGCGGTGGCCGTCGGTGCCAGCTCGGTCACCGTGGTGCAGGCCGCCGTCTCCGCCCTCTACCTGGTGGTCGTCTCGCCGCCGACCGAGTCGCTGGTCCCGTTCCGGTTCGTCGACGCGCTGATCGGCGGCGGGGTGGCGGTGGTGGCCAGCCAGCTCGTCGACGCCCGCCGCCCGCTGGCCCCGCTGGTCACGGAGTTCCGGCACACCTTCGAGGAACTGGCCGGAGTGCTCGACGACGTCGCCGACGCGCTGGAGCGCGGCGACGACGAGGCGGCGCTGGCCGCGCTGGAGCGGGCCCGCCGGGCCGACGCCGGGGTGGAGCGGCTGCGCGGCGCGGTGCAGGCGGCCGGTGAGGCGCTCCGGCTCAACCTGGGCCGTCGGCGGCACCTCGGCCGGCTACGCTCGGTGGCGGGCTCGATCGGGCAGATCGACTACGCGGTACGCAACGTCCGCGTCCTGGCCCGGGCCGCGGTCACCCTGACCCGGGGCGCGGCACCGGTCCCCACCGACCTGGGCGCGGTGGTACGCACCCTCGCCGAGGCGGTCCGCTCCGCCGGGGACGCGCTCGCCGCCGACCTGAACGGGCAGGACGAGGTCGCCGACGCGCACGCCGAGCGGGTCGACGTCGCCGCGCTGGAGGCGGTCCGGGCGGCCGGCCGACTCTTCACCGCCGGACCGACGCTGCCGCTCGCGATGATCATCGGACAGGTCCGGGCCACCGCCATCGACCTGCTGCGCGGGGTCGGCGTGGACGACGACGCCACCGTGCTCAGCCGGGTCGACGCGGCGGTCGGCCGCCCGGGCCCGTGA
- a CDS encoding nuclear transport factor 2 family protein codes for MGEPGHDRYDETVAAWRAAGERGDAATAVRCLAPEVEVISPLTAQFRFRGRAAVGDMLAALHEVLTEIRFHTEVGAGDTRALFFHARTSREAVEEAQLLRLGPDGLIRELTIFGRPLPALTTVLRDLGPRLLRRQGRPALARLVGFATAPLAAVTGSGDRRIVPLGDPARGSAGQR; via the coding sequence ATGGGCGAGCCGGGACACGACCGGTACGACGAGACGGTGGCCGCCTGGCGGGCCGCCGGCGAGCGGGGCGACGCGGCGACCGCGGTCCGCTGCCTCGCGCCGGAGGTGGAGGTGATCTCGCCGCTCACCGCACAGTTCCGGTTCCGGGGCCGCGCGGCGGTCGGCGACATGCTGGCCGCCCTGCACGAGGTGCTCACCGAGATCCGGTTCCACACCGAGGTCGGCGCCGGGGACACCCGGGCGCTGTTCTTCCATGCCCGGACCAGCCGCGAGGCGGTCGAGGAGGCGCAGCTGCTCCGGCTCGGGCCCGACGGGCTGATCCGGGAGCTGACCATCTTCGGCCGGCCGCTGCCGGCGCTCACCACGGTGCTGCGTGACCTGGGGCCGCGGCTGTTGCGCCGGCAGGGCCGACCCGCGCTGGCGCGCCTGGTCGGCTTCGCCACCGCGCCGCTGGCCGCCGTCACCGGCAGCGGCGACCGGCGGATCGTCCCGCTCGGCGACCCGGCGCGGGGCTCAGCCGGCCAGCGGTGA
- a CDS encoding NUDIX hydrolase: MQIVSAVLLVDPAGRLLIQLRDEHAPYFPNVWGLPGGHAEPGESAEETAVRELWEETGLRPEAPLRLFAVQELAETQRIKHYFYGPTTARQEDVVLGEGAAIVFTPPAEVLDGRPYTLGTIDVLTRFLASPEYAGLAGSPLAG; the protein is encoded by the coding sequence ATGCAGATCGTCTCCGCCGTCCTGCTGGTCGACCCCGCCGGCCGGCTGCTGATCCAGCTCCGCGACGAGCACGCCCCCTACTTCCCGAACGTCTGGGGGCTGCCCGGCGGGCACGCCGAGCCGGGGGAGAGCGCCGAGGAGACGGCCGTCCGCGAACTGTGGGAGGAGACCGGGCTGCGTCCGGAGGCGCCGCTGCGGCTCTTCGCCGTGCAGGAGCTGGCCGAGACCCAGCGGATCAAGCACTACTTCTACGGCCCGACCACCGCCCGCCAGGAGGACGTGGTGCTGGGCGAGGGCGCGGCGATCGTCTTCACCCCGCCGGCCGAGGTGCTCGACGGCCGCCCCTACACCCTGGGCACCATCGACGTGCTCACCCGCTTCCTGGCCTCCCCCGAGTACGCCGGGCTGGCCGGCTCACCGCTGGCCGGCTGA
- a CDS encoding nitroreductase/quinone reductase family protein produces the protein MLLDLWRRQVRWMYRTGRPNALARFLNGLSARQYAAGLAPAHWVTLEVPGRRSGRLLAVPLVVADHDGGRYLVSMLGERVNWVANVRAAGGRAVLRHGRPEPVRLVDVPVPDRPPILRRHLALAPGARPHVPVDRHAPEAEFARIAADLPVFRILPDPPA, from the coding sequence ATGCTCCTCGATCTGTGGCGCCGGCAGGTGCGGTGGATGTACCGGACCGGTCGGCCGAACGCCCTCGCCCGGTTCCTCAACGGCCTCTCCGCCCGGCAGTACGCGGCCGGCCTGGCCCCCGCCCACTGGGTGACCCTGGAGGTGCCGGGCCGGCGCAGCGGCCGGCTGCTCGCCGTACCCCTGGTCGTCGCCGACCACGACGGCGGGCGCTACCTGGTGTCGATGCTCGGCGAGCGGGTGAACTGGGTGGCCAACGTGCGCGCGGCCGGCGGCCGGGCGGTGCTGCGGCACGGTCGGCCCGAGCCGGTCCGGCTGGTCGACGTGCCGGTGCCCGACCGGCCACCCATCCTGCGCCGGCACCTGGCGCTGGCCCCCGGTGCCCGCCCGCACGTACCGGTGGACCGGCACGCCCCGGAGGCGGAGTTCGCCCGGATCGCCGCCGACCTCCCGGTCTTTCGGATCCTCCCCGACCCGCCGGCCTGA
- a CDS encoding adenosine deaminase family protein: MTPAQLQAPKIELHVHLEGTVRPALLARIAREHGLAPPEPGPPYEFADLYGFIALWNRRTDCLRSPRDYHRALLAYAAEAAGQGAVYLEPILDAEERLGGPEGWADVLAACCDAATEARERHGVEIGLTPQVCRGQDVELAEAAARVAVRFAGRGVVGFGLSGAEGHHPTEPYARAVGIARGGGLPFVPHAGEAAGPEAVREVLAMGAVRIRHGVRAVEDPDLVDELVGRGVVLDVTPTSNLRLGVARPGRPHPVTVLAAAGVRCSVSTDDPAIFDITLGAEYALADRLGVDPAAAYAAGLAGALCDDATRARLVAAGDRAHRRPPAVPAVAH, encoded by the coding sequence ATGACCCCCGCCCAGCTCCAGGCACCCAAGATCGAGCTGCACGTCCACCTGGAGGGCACGGTCCGTCCCGCGCTGCTCGCCCGGATCGCCCGCGAGCACGGCCTGGCCCCGCCCGAGCCCGGCCCGCCGTACGAGTTCGCCGACCTGTACGGGTTCATCGCGCTGTGGAACCGGCGCACCGACTGCCTGCGCAGCCCGCGGGACTACCACCGGGCCCTGCTCGCGTACGCCGCCGAGGCCGCCGGGCAGGGCGCGGTCTACCTGGAGCCGATCCTGGACGCGGAGGAACGCCTCGGTGGCCCCGAGGGCTGGGCGGACGTCCTCGCCGCGTGCTGCGACGCGGCCACCGAGGCGCGCGAGCGGCACGGCGTCGAGATCGGACTGACTCCCCAGGTCTGCCGGGGGCAGGATGTCGAGCTGGCCGAGGCGGCGGCCCGGGTGGCGGTGCGCTTCGCCGGCCGGGGAGTGGTCGGTTTCGGACTCTCCGGTGCCGAGGGGCACCACCCGACCGAGCCGTACGCCCGCGCGGTCGGCATCGCCCGCGGCGGCGGCCTGCCGTTCGTGCCGCACGCCGGGGAGGCCGCCGGGCCGGAGGCCGTCCGCGAGGTGCTCGCCATGGGCGCGGTCCGGATCCGGCACGGGGTCCGCGCCGTCGAGGACCCGGACCTGGTCGACGAGTTGGTCGGCCGCGGCGTGGTGCTGGACGTCACCCCCACCTCCAACCTGCGGCTCGGGGTGGCCCGCCCGGGCCGGCCGCACCCGGTGACGGTGCTCGCCGCCGCCGGGGTCCGCTGCTCGGTCTCCACCGACGACCCGGCGATCTTCGACATCACCCTCGGCGCGGAGTACGCCCTCGCCGACCGGCTGGGCGTCGACCCGGCCGCCGCGTACGCGGCGGGCCTGGCCGGCGCGCTCTGCGACGACGCGACCCGGGCCCGGCTCGTCGCCGCCGGCGACCGCGCCCACCGCCGTCCGCCCGCCGTGCCCGCCGTGGCGCACTGA
- a CDS encoding sugar phosphate isomerase/epimerase family protein — MARFSFNQATAKHWPLAEAVAGCVAAGVPGIGLWREPVQEYGLARSARLVRDAGLAVTSLCRGGFFTGGDWRDENRRAIEEAAVLGTSVLVLVSGGLPDGDRDVDGARWRVADAIAELAPEAAAAGVTLAVEPLHPMFCADRCVIATLGQALDIAERFDPGVVGVVVDTYHVWWDDTVYAQIARAGQRIAAFQVADWVTPLPAGVLLGRALPGRGCVQLRRLREAVDAAGYRGPIEVEVFDADLWSRPGPEILAATVDAYLAHLS; from the coding sequence CTGGCCCGGTTCTCCTTCAACCAGGCGACCGCGAAGCACTGGCCGCTCGCCGAGGCGGTCGCCGGCTGCGTGGCGGCCGGCGTGCCCGGCATCGGCCTGTGGAGGGAACCGGTCCAGGAGTACGGCCTGGCCCGGTCGGCCCGGCTGGTCCGCGACGCCGGCCTGGCGGTCACCTCGCTCTGCCGGGGCGGCTTCTTCACCGGTGGGGACTGGCGCGACGAGAACCGCCGGGCGATCGAGGAGGCGGCCGTCCTCGGCACCTCGGTGCTGGTGCTGGTCTCCGGTGGGCTGCCCGACGGTGACCGGGACGTCGACGGGGCCCGGTGGCGGGTCGCCGACGCGATCGCCGAGCTGGCCCCGGAGGCCGCCGCCGCCGGGGTCACTCTGGCCGTCGAGCCGCTGCACCCGATGTTCTGCGCCGACCGCTGCGTGATCGCCACCCTCGGCCAGGCTCTCGACATCGCCGAACGGTTCGACCCCGGGGTGGTCGGGGTGGTGGTCGACACGTACCACGTCTGGTGGGACGACACGGTCTACGCGCAGATCGCGCGGGCCGGGCAGCGCATCGCCGCGTTCCAGGTCGCCGACTGGGTCACCCCGCTGCCCGCAGGTGTGCTGCTGGGCCGGGCCCTGCCCGGGCGCGGCTGCGTGCAGCTGCGCCGGCTGCGCGAGGCCGTCGACGCGGCCGGCTACCGGGGCCCGATCGAGGTGGAGGTCTTCGACGCCGACCTGTGGTCCCGGCCCGGCCCGGAGATCCTCGCGGCCACCGTGGACGCCTACCTCGCGCACCTGTCGTGA
- a CDS encoding dihydrodipicolinate synthase family protein, whose product MSPVVRLPGGQRHRLRGGPAFPRPAGPATGRVAYAAAHVVADPGAENVPGAPAALDWDRTLAFRHHLWSYGLGVAEAMDTAQRGMGLDHAATRELIRRSAAEARTVGGRIVAGVNTDQLPPGPATLPDVVGAYAEQLADTLAAGARPVLMCSRHLAAAARSADDYLRVYDRLLTGAAEPVVLHWLGAVFDPALAGYWGSADLDQATETVLDLVTAHADRVDGIKVSLLDAEREVALRRRLPAGVRLYTGDDFHYPELIRGDEVGHSDALLGVFAAIAPAAATALAALDAGDLARYDAVLDPTVPLARHLFAAPTWHYKTGIVFLAWLAGHQDHFTMVGGQQAGRSPVHLARLLVLADAAGLLPDAELAAARARAYLTVAGVAQ is encoded by the coding sequence GTGAGCCCGGTCGTCCGGCTCCCCGGCGGGCAGCGGCACCGGCTGCGCGGCGGCCCGGCCTTCCCCCGGCCCGCGGGCCCCGCGACCGGGCGCGTCGCGTACGCGGCCGCGCACGTGGTCGCCGATCCCGGGGCGGAGAACGTGCCGGGCGCCCCGGCCGCGCTCGACTGGGACCGTACCCTCGCCTTCCGGCACCACCTCTGGTCGTACGGGCTGGGCGTGGCCGAGGCGATGGACACCGCCCAGCGGGGCATGGGGCTCGATCACGCCGCCACCCGGGAACTGATCCGGCGCAGCGCCGCCGAGGCGCGCACGGTCGGCGGGCGGATCGTCGCCGGGGTGAACACCGACCAGCTCCCGCCCGGACCCGCCACGCTGCCCGACGTGGTCGGCGCGTACGCCGAGCAGCTGGCCGACACCCTCGCCGCCGGGGCCCGGCCGGTGCTCATGTGCAGCCGGCACCTCGCCGCCGCCGCCCGCTCGGCCGACGACTACCTGCGGGTGTACGACCGGCTGCTCACCGGCGCGGCCGAGCCCGTGGTGCTGCACTGGCTCGGCGCCGTGTTCGACCCGGCGCTGGCCGGCTACTGGGGCTCCGCCGACCTCGACCAGGCCACGGAGACCGTGCTCGACCTGGTCACGGCGCACGCCGACCGGGTGGACGGGATCAAGGTGTCCCTGTTGGACGCCGAGCGGGAGGTGGCGCTGCGCCGCCGGCTGCCCGCCGGGGTACGCCTCTACACCGGCGACGACTTCCACTACCCCGAGCTGATCCGCGGCGACGAGGTCGGGCACTCGGACGCGCTGCTCGGCGTGTTCGCCGCCATCGCCCCCGCCGCCGCGACCGCCCTGGCCGCCCTGGACGCCGGTGACCTCGCCCGCTACGACGCGGTCCTGGACCCGACCGTCCCGCTCGCCCGGCACCTCTTCGCCGCCCCGACCTGGCACTACAAGACCGGGATCGTCTTCCTCGCCTGGCTCGCCGGGCACCAGGACCACTTCACCATGGTCGGCGGCCAGCAGGCCGGCCGCTCACCCGTACACCTGGCCCGGCTGCTGGTCCTCGCCGACGCGGCCGGCCTGCTGCCCGACGCCGAGCTGGCCGCGGCCCGGGCCCGGGCCTACCTGACGGTCGCCGGAGTGGCCCAGTGA
- a CDS encoding Gfo/Idh/MocA family protein, giving the protein MTRRSIGIIVNGVTGRMGYRQHLVRSLLAIRDEGGVPLPDGDRIWPELVLVGRSEHRLREVAERHGLTDWTTDLTAALARDDVAVYFDAQVTQQREKAIRQAIEAGRHVYTEKPLAESAVAATELARAAEAAGVRTGVVQDKLFLPGLRKLKRLVDGGFFGRILSVRGEFGYWVFEGDWQPAQRPSWNYRAADGGGITMDMFPHWHYLLEELFAPVRAVTCVTATHIPERVDETGHRYRATADDAAYGIFELDGGVVAQLNSSWCVRVNRDELVEFQVDGTEGSAVAGLRSCRVQHRAVTPKPVWNPDLPATEDFRARWTEVPDNEEYDNGFKVQWAAFLRHVVAGEPFRWDFHAGARGVALAEAGLRSAREGRRIEVAGVGR; this is encoded by the coding sequence ATGACCCGAAGGTCGATCGGCATCATCGTCAACGGCGTCACCGGTCGGATGGGCTACCGGCAGCACCTGGTCCGGTCCCTGCTGGCCATCCGCGACGAGGGCGGCGTGCCGCTGCCCGACGGCGACCGGATCTGGCCGGAGCTCGTCCTGGTCGGCCGCAGCGAACACCGGCTGCGCGAGGTCGCCGAGCGGCACGGCCTCACCGACTGGACCACCGACCTGACCGCCGCGCTGGCCCGCGACGACGTGGCGGTCTACTTCGACGCCCAGGTCACCCAGCAGCGGGAGAAGGCGATCCGGCAGGCCATCGAGGCCGGCCGGCACGTCTACACCGAGAAGCCGCTCGCCGAGTCCGCCGTCGCGGCCACCGAGTTGGCCCGGGCCGCCGAGGCGGCCGGCGTCCGCACCGGCGTGGTCCAGGACAAGCTCTTCCTGCCCGGGCTGCGCAAGCTCAAGCGGCTGGTCGACGGCGGCTTCTTCGGCCGGATCCTCTCCGTGCGCGGCGAGTTCGGCTACTGGGTCTTCGAGGGCGACTGGCAGCCCGCCCAGCGTCCCTCCTGGAACTACCGGGCCGCCGACGGCGGCGGTATCACCATGGACATGTTCCCGCACTGGCACTACCTGCTGGAGGAGCTGTTCGCGCCGGTCCGGGCGGTCACCTGCGTCACCGCCACGCACATCCCGGAACGGGTCGACGAGACCGGCCACCGCTACCGGGCCACCGCCGACGACGCCGCGTACGGCATCTTCGAGCTCGACGGCGGCGTCGTCGCCCAGCTCAACTCCTCCTGGTGCGTGCGGGTCAACCGCGACGAGCTGGTCGAGTTCCAGGTCGACGGGACCGAGGGCAGCGCCGTCGCCGGGCTGCGTTCGTGCCGCGTCCAGCACCGCGCGGTCACCCCGAAGCCGGTCTGGAACCCCGACCTGCCGGCCACCGAGGACTTCCGGGCCCGGTGGACCGAGGTGCCGGACAACGAGGAGTACGACAACGGCTTCAAGGTGCAGTGGGCGGCCTTCCTGCGGCACGTCGTCGCCGGCGAGCCGTTCCGCTGGGACTTCCACGCCGGCGCGCGCGGGGTGGCGCTCGCCGAGGCCGGCCTGCGCTCCGCCCGGGAGGGCCGCCGGATCGAGGTCGCCGGGGTCGGCCGGTGA
- a CDS encoding LacI family DNA-binding transcriptional regulator, which produces MATLADVARRAGVSPATASRVINGSSKPVADQLRERVLKAVAELRYVPNAHAQLLARPQRSVVGVVVHDVSDPYFAEVTRGLQRVATERGRLVIICNSYRDPERELEYVDLLRAQQVAAIVLAGSGYHDDAVNASMDERLAAYAATGGRVAVLGWHKHRGDAVLPANQDGARLLGAELRRLGHRTVGVIAGPATLTTTTDRITGLYEGMAVSLPAERIRYADFTRDGGARATAELLDAVPGLTAVVALNDSMAVGALATLRERGLRVPQQVSVVGFDDMPIAADVTPALTTVRLPLAELGARAMALALDPAAGRDRVETLPAELVHRDSLGPAPT; this is translated from the coding sequence ATGGCGACGCTGGCCGACGTCGCCCGCCGGGCGGGCGTCTCCCCCGCGACCGCGTCGCGGGTCATCAACGGCAGCAGCAAGCCGGTCGCCGACCAGCTGCGCGAACGGGTGCTCAAGGCCGTCGCCGAGCTGCGGTACGTGCCCAACGCGCACGCCCAGCTGCTGGCCCGCCCGCAGCGCAGCGTGGTCGGGGTGGTCGTGCACGACGTCTCCGACCCGTACTTCGCCGAGGTGACCCGGGGGCTGCAACGGGTCGCCACCGAGCGGGGCCGGCTGGTCATCATCTGCAACAGCTACCGCGACCCGGAACGCGAGCTGGAGTACGTCGACCTGCTCCGCGCCCAACAGGTCGCCGCGATCGTGCTGGCCGGCTCCGGCTACCACGACGACGCGGTCAACGCGTCGATGGACGAGCGGCTCGCCGCGTACGCCGCCACCGGCGGCCGGGTGGCGGTGCTCGGCTGGCACAAGCACCGGGGCGACGCGGTGCTGCCGGCGAACCAGGACGGGGCGCGGCTGCTCGGCGCCGAGCTGCGCCGGCTCGGTCACCGCACGGTCGGGGTGATCGCCGGGCCGGCCACCCTGACCACCACCACCGACCGGATCACCGGCCTGTACGAGGGGATGGCGGTGTCGCTGCCCGCGGAACGGATCCGGTACGCCGACTTCACCCGCGACGGCGGGGCCCGAGCGACGGCCGAGCTGCTGGACGCCGTACCGGGGCTGACCGCGGTGGTCGCGCTCAACGACTCGATGGCCGTCGGCGCCCTGGCCACCCTGCGCGAGCGGGGGCTGCGGGTGCCGCAGCAGGTCTCGGTGGTCGGCTTCGACGACATGCCGATCGCCGCCGACGTCACCCCGGCGCTGACCACCGTCCGGTTGCCGCTGGCCGAGCTGGGCGCCCGGGCGATGGCGCTGGCCCTGGACCCGGCCGCCGGCCGGGACCGGGTGGAGACCCTCCCCGCCGAACTGGTCCACCGAGACAGCCTCGGCCCCGCCCCGACCTGA